Genomic window (Streptomyces sp. RerS4):
TTCGGCCTTGCCGTGGCGGTAGATGTCGGCGTGGTCGAAGGTGGCGATGCCGTTGTCGAGGGCGGCGTGGATCGCGGCCTCGGCGGCGTCGACGTCGAGGGGGCCGTAGGGTTCGGGGCCCCAGGTGCCTCCCAGGCCCATGCATCCGTAGAGGACCCGGTCGTCGTACGTGTCGTCGTACGTGTCGTCGTTCGTGTTCATGTCAGTCGCCACGGGCTCACCTTAGGGCCTGGGCGGCGGCCGGTTACTGAATATCTCCTTGACTCCTCAAGCTTCTGCGGGTTTCCATGATCGAACCAAAGAAGCTTGAGGACTCAAGGAGACTGCAATGAGTGAGGCGCTGGACGTATCCCTGCGCTTGGTGAAGGCCCAGGCGGCGCTGGTGCGGCGCTTCGACTCTCGGCTGGGCTCGCTGCACGGAGTGAGCCTGGCGGACTTCATGACCCTGCTGCACCTGGGGCGGGCCGAGGGCGGTCGGATGCGGCGCGTCGACCTCGCGCAGGCGCTGGGCCTGACGGCCTCGGGCGTGACCCGGGGGCTGGTGCCCCTGGAGCGGATCGGGTTGGTCGTACGGGAGACGGATTCCCGTGACGCCCGCGTCGCGTACGCCGCGCTGACGGATACCGGCCGCGAGCGGCTGGGCCACTGCCTGAAGGCCGCCGAGCAGGTCGCCGCCGAGGTGTTCGGCGCACCCGACTGGTCCGGCGACGAGGTCGCGGCGCTGAGCGGACTGCTCACGCGCATGGGCGGTACGGGCCTGCCCGAGGACCACGCTGCGGGCGTCTGACGGGCCGCGGGCCGCTCCTCGCCCTCGACGGCCCGCGCCGGCGTCGCCGAGGTCGCCTGTCAACCCCGACACCCTGTTCGGCGTTCGAAACCGCCGATCAGGGTGTCGGTAGTCCGCCGTTCGGGGGATGAACCCCGCTCGCCACCGCGTCCCCTTCCTAGGATGAGGTCGCCGCCTCCGCCCGAGTGCGGCATCACACGTGCGCAGACAGGGAGTTGGATGATGAAGCGGTGGGGTGTGCTGGTCGCTGCCGGGGTACTGGCGCTGGGACCGACGGCCACGGGCGGCGCCCAGGCCGGTACGGAGTCCGCGCACTGCCCGACGGCGGAGATCTTCGCCACCGACAACACCGAGATCATCACGGATCCGGCCGACCCCCGACTGGACACGAAACTGCGGCACTTCGACCGGGAGGTGCGCGGCGTGATCCGCGCGCACGGCGCGCGGCCGGGCCCGTCGACCCTGCTGGACGGCGTCTTCTGGTCGAGCCGGCTGGGGCAGGCCACGTACGAGCGCTCGCGTGAGTTCGACGTCGCCCGGGTCGACCGCGACGGCCTGCACCACATCGCCGACGTGCTGCGCAAGCGGTACGACCAGGAGTCGGTCCTGACCTTCCGCTGCCTGCCGCGCACGTCGCCCGACACCGACGCGGTGGAGATCCAGGCCGACGGGGTCAGCGCGACCCGCCTGCACGACGCCCTGGTCGCGGATCCGGAGGCCCGCGAACGCCTCGGTGGCGGCTCGGTGGCCCTCGACGGCCGCCTGGTCCTCATCGCCCCGCTGTCCGACCTCCCGCTCGCCCGCGCCTTCACCACGACGCTCGGCGTCGACTGGGACGAGGCCGAAGTGCGGTACGGGGACCAGGAGTTCGTCGAGTAGGTACGGGGCACTGGGTACGGGGCACCGCGTACGGGGTACGGAGTACACATCCGTGCGGTGACAGGGAGGTACGCATGTCCGCGTCCGACGGCTTCTCCGTGAGCGCCCATCCGCCCGGCCCCTCCGTGCGCCCGCGATGAGGCGGGAACCCGAGGGCCCGGTCCCCATGCAGCCGGCCCGGTTCTACGACGGTGGCGTCGACGCCGACGCCGACGCCGGGCAACCGGAGGTCCCGCCCGACCCCGGCTGCGATGCCCGGATCGAGCTGGTCCGGGTCGCCGAGCGGGGTCGCGAGCAATTCGCGATGTCGCGCCGCATCGCCTACCGCGACCGGCACCTCGGCGAGCTCCTCGTGCCGCGCCGCACCCGCACCTTCCGTAGCGACCTGACCTCCGTGCCCGCGCTGTTCACCTGGCTCGTGCCGAAGACCGGGGAGCACCTGCCGGCCACGCTGCTGCACGACGGACTGATCCACCCGCCGGGCGACCCGACGTACACCTCGACCGACGGGCACGTCGTGCTGCGCGCGGAGGCCGACCGCGTCCTGCGCGACGCGATGGCGGACTCCGGTACCGCGCTGATCCGGCGGTGGCTGATCTGGTCGGCGGTGGCGACGGCGACGATGCTCGACGGCAGGGGCACGGGCTGGTCGAAGGCGCTCGCGTGGCGCTACCGCGTGACCGCGGCCCTGACCGTCGTCCTGATCGCCTCGCTCGGCGTCTGCGCGTCGTTCGACCTCTTCGACGTCGCGGTCCCAGGAATTCCGCAGCTGCCGTGGATGGGCGAGCGGCCGTGGTGCGTCGAGCTCGTCGGCGGCCTGTCGGGCGCGGTCGTCCTCCCGCTGGCGACCGCGCTGCTCTGGGGACCCTTCCGGATCGCCGGCGCGGTCGTCGGGCTGAGCCTGGCGCTTCTGCTGCACGTCACGGTCGCGCTGCTCGCCCTCACCGCGCTCTACCAAGTGCTGGAGCGGTTCACGGCGCGACTGCCGAGGGTGGCCCTCGCGCTGGCG
Coding sequences:
- a CDS encoding MarR family winged helix-turn-helix transcriptional regulator, whose amino-acid sequence is MSEALDVSLRLVKAQAALVRRFDSRLGSLHGVSLADFMTLLHLGRAEGGRMRRVDLAQALGLTASGVTRGLVPLERIGLVVRETDSRDARVAYAALTDTGRERLGHCLKAAEQVAAEVFGAPDWSGDEVAALSGLLTRMGGTGLPEDHAAGV
- a CDS encoding DUF1353 domain-containing protein, with amino-acid sequence MQPARFYDGGVDADADAGQPEVPPDPGCDARIELVRVAERGREQFAMSRRIAYRDRHLGELLVPRRTRTFRSDLTSVPALFTWLVPKTGEHLPATLLHDGLIHPPGDPTYTSTDGHVVLRAEADRVLRDAMADSGTALIRRWLIWSAVATATMLDGRGTGWSKALAWRYRVTAALTVVLIASLGVCASFDLFDVAVPGIPQLPWMGERPWCVELVGGLSGAVVLPLATALLWGPFRIAGAVVGLSLALLLHVTVALLALTALYQVLERFTARLPRVALALAIGGTVVVLLAFAAVLVPR